In Coriobacteriia bacterium, a genomic segment contains:
- the tadA gene encoding Flp pilus assembly complex ATPase component TadA: MSVRGRREREDAGDRAHGRERLGELLVRSGVVTAVALEDALDVQRREGGKLGAVLVRLGMTTEERIAETLARQKGLEHVDLSVRRIDRAAASLLPERLARRHGIIPIGMEDGRLVLAMADPLDIASIDDTELRTGHKVRPVVATASQIRRAVDRFLTSNDVFLAAEDEPAAPPPEDEVAAGEDVPIVRLVNQLIRDAVREGATDIHVEPMERSVRIRYRVDGVMHEVTQLPSSARPGVTSRLKIMAEMDIAERRLPQDGRIGITLEGRRVDMRVATLPTPYGESVVIRLLDTDGTARSLEDLGMSAQQLDVVRGFLGRPHGVVLLTGPTGSGKTTTLYAALNILNVAERKIFTVEDPIEYRMEGLTQMAVHPRIGLTFAAGLRTILRSDPDVVMIGEIRDPETAEIAVRAGLTGHLVLSSLHANDAPSALTRLNDIGVPPYITSSALIGIVAQRLARKLCDGCKAPALLGAEELTAVGFTAGEAKRLRPQAAVGCERCAGTGYKGRVGLFEVMRVSDELRRESLRDSPAERLREIALAEGMRSLRRDALDKVAAGVTSMEEMARVVV; this comes from the coding sequence ATGAGCGTCCGCGGCAGGCGCGAGCGGGAGGACGCCGGGGACCGCGCGCACGGCCGGGAGCGCCTGGGGGAGCTGCTGGTGCGCTCCGGCGTGGTGACCGCCGTGGCCCTCGAGGACGCGCTGGACGTGCAGCGCCGCGAGGGCGGGAAGCTCGGGGCCGTGCTGGTGCGCCTGGGCATGACCACCGAGGAGCGCATCGCCGAGACGCTCGCGCGCCAGAAGGGGCTCGAGCACGTCGACCTGAGCGTGCGGAGGATCGACCGCGCCGCCGCGAGCCTTCTGCCCGAACGGCTGGCCCGACGTCACGGGATCATCCCGATCGGCATGGAGGACGGGAGGCTCGTGCTGGCGATGGCCGACCCGCTCGACATCGCCTCGATAGACGACACGGAGCTGCGCACGGGCCACAAGGTCCGGCCGGTCGTGGCGACAGCGAGCCAGATCCGGCGCGCCGTCGACCGGTTCCTCACCTCCAACGACGTCTTCCTCGCCGCGGAGGACGAGCCTGCCGCGCCGCCGCCCGAGGACGAGGTCGCGGCAGGCGAGGACGTGCCCATCGTCAGGCTGGTCAACCAGCTCATCCGCGACGCGGTACGGGAGGGCGCGACGGACATACACGTGGAGCCGATGGAGCGCTCCGTGCGGATCCGCTACCGCGTCGACGGCGTGATGCACGAGGTCACTCAGCTGCCCTCCTCGGCGCGTCCCGGCGTCACCAGCAGGTTGAAGATCATGGCCGAGATGGACATCGCGGAGCGCCGTCTGCCCCAGGACGGGCGGATCGGCATCACCCTCGAGGGGCGTCGGGTGGACATGCGGGTGGCGACCCTGCCCACGCCCTACGGCGAGAGCGTCGTGATACGGCTGCTCGACACGGACGGCACAGCGAGGTCGCTGGAGGACCTCGGCATGTCCGCGCAGCAGTTGGACGTGGTCCGGGGGTTCCTCGGCCGGCCGCACGGGGTGGTGCTGCTCACCGGACCGACGGGGTCGGGCAAGACGACCACGCTGTACGCGGCCCTGAACATCCTCAACGTCGCCGAGCGGAAGATCTTCACGGTGGAGGATCCCATCGAGTACCGCATGGAGGGCCTCACGCAGATGGCGGTCCATCCTCGCATCGGGCTGACGTTCGCGGCAGGGCTGCGCACCATCCTGCGCAGCGACCCGGACGTCGTGATGATCGGGGAGATCCGGGACCCGGAGACCGCCGAGATCGCGGTGCGCGCCGGGCTGACGGGCCACCTCGTGCTCTCCTCGCTGCACGCCAACGACGCTCCTTCGGCGCTCACGCGCCTCAACGATATCGGCGTGCCGCCCTACATCACCTCCTCGGCGCTGATCGGGATCGTCGCGCAGCGGCTGGCGCGCAAGCTGTGCGACGGCTGTAAGGCGCCGGCCCTCTTGGGCGCGGAGGAGCTGACCGCCGTCGGCTTCACGGCCGGCGAGGCGAAGAGGCTCCGGCCGCAGGCGGCAGTGGGGTGCGAGCGGTGCGCCGGCACGGGCTACAAGGGCCGGGTCGGGCTCTTCGAGGTGATGCGGGTGAGCGACGAGCTGCGCCGGGAGTCGCTGCGCGACTCGCCCGCCGAGCGGCTGCGCGAGATCGCGCTGGCAGAGGGCATGCGGAGCCTGCGGCGCGACGCTCTGGACAAGGTGGCCGCGGGCGTGACGAGCATGGAGGAGATGGCGCGGGTGGTCGTGTGA
- a CDS encoding phosphopentomutase, whose amino-acid sequence MTRAARAIVLVLDSVGVGALPDAADYGDEGADTLGNTARAVGGLRMPNLGAMGLGNLSEVLGVPPVPAPIGSWGRARELSPGKDTTTGHWEMMGVTLERPFPVYPDGFPAEVMEEFSRVTGRGWLGNEPASGTEIIQRLGDAHVASGDPIVYTSADSVFQVAAHEGVIPVEELYAVCEAARMMLVGEHAVGRVIARPFAGPDPEGRYVRTHRRRDFALPPTGRTALDSLADAGVPVHGIGKIGEIFAWRGVRESPHVTDNMDALDKTVERVASEEPGLVFANLVDFDMLWGHRNDAPAYAAGLEAVDARIPELLGAMVPGDLLVVTADHGCDPTTPSTDHSREHAPLLVKVSGVDAGVDLGVRETFADVGATLLHFYGSSERPGGGRSFLGETLAARR is encoded by the coding sequence GTGACCCGTGCTGCCCGCGCGATCGTGCTCGTGCTGGACAGCGTGGGCGTCGGCGCCCTCCCCGACGCGGCGGACTACGGCGACGAGGGCGCCGACACCCTCGGCAACACGGCGCGCGCGGTGGGCGGCCTGCGCATGCCCAACCTCGGCGCGATGGGGCTGGGTAACCTGAGCGAGGTCCTCGGCGTTCCGCCCGTGCCGGCGCCGATAGGGTCATGGGGGCGCGCGCGGGAGCTCTCCCCGGGCAAGGACACCACCACCGGGCACTGGGAGATGATGGGCGTGACGCTCGAGCGGCCCTTCCCGGTCTACCCGGACGGGTTCCCCGCCGAGGTGATGGAGGAGTTCTCGCGCGTCACCGGCCGGGGCTGGCTGGGCAACGAACCCGCCAGCGGGACCGAGATCATCCAGCGGCTGGGGGACGCCCACGTCGCAAGCGGCGACCCGATCGTGTACACCTCGGCGGACTCGGTCTTCCAGGTCGCGGCCCACGAGGGCGTGATCCCGGTCGAGGAGCTCTACGCGGTCTGCGAGGCGGCCAGGATGATGCTCGTCGGCGAGCACGCGGTGGGGAGGGTGATCGCGCGGCCCTTCGCCGGGCCGGATCCCGAAGGGCGCTATGTGCGCACGCACCGCCGCCGCGACTTCGCGCTGCCGCCGACGGGCCGCACCGCGCTGGACTCGCTGGCCGACGCCGGCGTCCCCGTGCACGGCATCGGAAAGATAGGCGAGATCTTCGCGTGGCGCGGCGTCCGGGAGTCCCCGCACGTCACCGACAACATGGACGCACTGGACAAGACGGTGGAGCGCGTCGCTTCCGAGGAGCCCGGGCTGGTCTTCGCGAACCTCGTCGACTTCGACATGCTGTGGGGCCATCGCAACGACGCGCCGGCCTACGCGGCGGGGCTCGAGGCCGTGGACGCGCGCATCCCGGAGCTGCTCGGCGCGATGGTGCCGGGCGACCTGCTCGTGGTCACGGCGGACCACGGCTGTGACCCGACGACGCCCTCGACCGACCACAGCCGCGAGCATGCGCCGCTGCTGGTCAAGGTGTCCGGCGTGGACGCGGGGGTAGACCTCGGCGTGAGGGAGACCTTCGCCGACGTCGGCGCGACGCTGCTGCACTTCTACGGCTCGAGCGAGAGGCCGGGCGGCGGGCGCTCGTTCCTCGGCGAGACGCTGGCGGCGCGACGGTGA